The Sesamum indicum cultivar Zhongzhi No. 13 linkage group LG6, S_indicum_v1.0, whole genome shotgun sequence genome has a segment encoding these proteins:
- the LOC105164233 gene encoding uncharacterized protein LOC105164233 — MAIRCLSVLIFLTFILAPGHQRIQVADGRVRSPPTQSLGTKPSSIYSNENKLMQRVKDAGSPSSVLRCTINLGVCDLTISEEDCLYMCVGNYAHKHPRSFCYQPPETKYTYCLCEYDCYKKI, encoded by the exons ATGGCTATTCGGTGTTTGAGTGTTTTGATTTTCCTAACCTTCATTTTAGCACCAG GACATCAGAGGATACAAGTGGCAGATGGTAGAGTTCGCAGTCCTCCAACACAATCACTGGGCACAAAGCCCTCGAGCATATACTCGAACG aaaacaaattaatgcAACGAGTAAAAGATGCTGGAAGTCCTTCTTCGGTGCTCAGATGTACTATTAATCTCGGGGTGTGCGACCTGACTATAAGCGAAGAGGATTGTCTATATATGTGTGTCGGTAATTATGCACATAAACATCCGCGGTCATTTTGTTACCAGCCTCCTGAaactaaatatacatattgtTTGTGTGAATATGattgctataaaaaaatataa
- the LOC105164109 gene encoding uncharacterized protein LOC105164109: protein MAIRCLSVLIFLTFILAPDSRRIQVVDGGDRSSPLHSLSTELSSTSLKNNKLMKGVRDIARPPPVYRCTIIMGVCGLTITEEKCVSMCVANYGDKHPWSICFQPAETKYIYCFCEFDCYKK from the exons ATGGCTATTCGGTGTTTGAGTGTTTTGATTTTCCTAACCTTCATTTTAGCACCAG ATAGTCGAAGGATACAAGTGGTTGACGGTGGAGATCGCAGTTCTCCGTTGCACTCACTTAGCACAGAGCTCTCGAGCACGTCCTTGAAAA ATAACAAATTGATGAAAGGAGTAAGGGACATTGCAAGACCGCCTCCAGTATACAGATGTACTATTATTATGGGCGTGTGCGGCTTGACTATCACTGAAGAGAAATGTGTATCAATGTGTGTGGCTAATTATGGTGATAAACATCCATGGTCAATTTGTTTCCAGCCTGCtgaaactaaatatatatattgcttctGTGAATTTGATtgctataaaaaataa
- the LOC105164110 gene encoding defensin-like protein 182, giving the protein MAVVNPSFHLIISVLVLASVGEMVQAGDAATLAKRCQDGLGACGERLCDNPCCVRRCVAKYPDLNPKAFCSSSIGAQRLCLCEYNC; this is encoded by the exons ATGGCTGTAGTAAATCCATCCTTCCATCTCATCATCTCTGTCCTTGTTCTGGCCTCAG TTGGTGAGATGGTCCAAGCGGGCGATGCAGCGACGTTGGCCAAGAGATGCCAAGATGGCCTAGGTGCGTGCGGCGAAAGACTGTGCGATAATCCGTGCTGCGTCCGGCGATGCGTCGCCAAATATCCAGACCTAAACCCTAAGGCATTTTGTTCCTCATCAATTGGAGCACAACGTCTGTGCTTGTGCGAGTATAATTGTTAA
- the LOC105164112 gene encoding serine racemase isoform X1, with product MEAKAQASINKYAADISSIKAAEERISPYAYKTPVLSSETLNSISGRKLYFKCECFQKGGAFKFRGACNAVFSLTDDEAAKGVVTHSSGNHAAALSLAAKLRGIPAHIVIPKNAPKCKVENVMRYGGQIIWSEANVQSREEVAAKVLQDTGAVLIHPYNDGRIISGQGTISLELLEQVPHIDTIIIPVSGGGLISGVALAAKSINPAIRILAAEPKGADDAARSKAAGSIVTLPETKTIADGLRAFLGSLTWPVIRDLVDDIITVDDQEIVEAMRLCYEILKVAIEPSGAIGLAAVLSNSFRNNPAWNDCKNIGIILSGGNVDLDVLWESINKRVREQD from the exons ATGGAAGCAAAAGCCCAAGCATCCATTAATAAGTATGCAGCTGATATTTCTTCGATAAAAGCGGCAGAAGAACGCATCAGCCCTTACGCGTACAAAACTCCAGTCTTGTCCTCAGAAACTCTGAATTCTATCTCTGGAAGAAAGCTTTACTTTAAATgtgaatgttttcagaaagG CGGAGCGTTCAAGTTTAGAGGGGCCTGCAACGCCGTATTTTCACTTACAGATGATGAGGCAGCTAAAGGGGTTGTAACACATAGCAG TGGTAATCATGCCGCGGCACTTTCTTTGGCTGCAAAACTACGAGGAATTCCGGCACACATAGTCATTCCAAAAAATGCTCCAAAATGCAAAGTTGAGAACGTCATGCGGTACGGTGGTCAGATTATCTGGAGTGAGGCTAATGTGCAATCCAGGGAGGAGGTTGCCGCAAAGGTTTTACAAGATACCGGTGCTGTTCTTATTCATCCGTATAATGATGGGCGCATCATAAG TGGACAGGGAACCATATCTCTGGAGCTTTTGGAGCAGGTTCCTCACATTGACACCATCATAATTCCCGTAAGCG GAGGTGGCTTGATTTCAGGGGTGGCATTAGCTGCCAAATCCATTAATCCTGCAATCAGGATACTGGCTGCCGAACCAAAGGGGGCCGATGATGCTGCTCGGTCCAAAGCTGCAGGCAGTATTGTAACTTTGCCCGAGACCAAGACCATCGCTGACGGTCTTCGAGCTTTTCTTGGAAGTCTCACATG GCCTGTCATTCGAGATTTGGTGGATGACATCATTACTGTCGACGATCAAGAGATAGTTGAAGCAATGAGACTCTGCTATGAAATCCTGAAAGTGGCCATAGAGCCAAGTGGAGCGATCGGCCTTGCTGCCGTTCTATCCAACAGTTTCAGGAATAATCCAGCTTGGAACGACTGCAAAAACATCGGCATTATACTCTCGGGTGGCAACGTGGATCTAGATGTGCTCTGGGAATCCATAAATAAAAGAGTAAGAGAGCAAGACTAA
- the LOC105164112 gene encoding serine racemase isoform X2, with translation MFSERISGAFKFRGACNAVFSLTDDEAAKGVVTHSSGNHAAALSLAAKLRGIPAHIVIPKNAPKCKVENVMRYGGQIIWSEANVQSREEVAAKVLQDTGAVLIHPYNDGRIISGQGTISLELLEQVPHIDTIIIPVSGGGLISGVALAAKSINPAIRILAAEPKGADDAARSKAAGSIVTLPETKTIADGLRAFLGSLTWPVIRDLVDDIITVDDQEIVEAMRLCYEILKVAIEPSGAIGLAAVLSNSFRNNPAWNDCKNIGIILSGGNVDLDVLWESINKRVREQD, from the exons atgttttcagaaagG ATCAGCGGAGCGTTCAAGTTTAGAGGGGCCTGCAACGCCGTATTTTCACTTACAGATGATGAGGCAGCTAAAGGGGTTGTAACACATAGCAG TGGTAATCATGCCGCGGCACTTTCTTTGGCTGCAAAACTACGAGGAATTCCGGCACACATAGTCATTCCAAAAAATGCTCCAAAATGCAAAGTTGAGAACGTCATGCGGTACGGTGGTCAGATTATCTGGAGTGAGGCTAATGTGCAATCCAGGGAGGAGGTTGCCGCAAAGGTTTTACAAGATACCGGTGCTGTTCTTATTCATCCGTATAATGATGGGCGCATCATAAG TGGACAGGGAACCATATCTCTGGAGCTTTTGGAGCAGGTTCCTCACATTGACACCATCATAATTCCCGTAAGCG GAGGTGGCTTGATTTCAGGGGTGGCATTAGCTGCCAAATCCATTAATCCTGCAATCAGGATACTGGCTGCCGAACCAAAGGGGGCCGATGATGCTGCTCGGTCCAAAGCTGCAGGCAGTATTGTAACTTTGCCCGAGACCAAGACCATCGCTGACGGTCTTCGAGCTTTTCTTGGAAGTCTCACATG GCCTGTCATTCGAGATTTGGTGGATGACATCATTACTGTCGACGATCAAGAGATAGTTGAAGCAATGAGACTCTGCTATGAAATCCTGAAAGTGGCCATAGAGCCAAGTGGAGCGATCGGCCTTGCTGCCGTTCTATCCAACAGTTTCAGGAATAATCCAGCTTGGAACGACTGCAAAAACATCGGCATTATACTCTCGGGTGGCAACGTGGATCTAGATGTGCTCTGGGAATCCATAAATAAAAGAGTAAGAGAGCAAGACTAA
- the LOC105164115 gene encoding actin-depolymerizing factor-like, which yields MANSASGMSVHDECKLRFLDLKAKRNYRFIIFKIEEKIQQVVVEKLGQPEEGYEDFSSSLPDNECRYAVYDFDFITDENCQKSKIFFIAWSPDTSRVRSKMVYASSKDRFKRELDGTQVELQATEPSEMSIDIVKSRAM from the exons ATG GCGAATTCGGCGTCTGGGATGTCCGTGCATGATGAATGCAAGCTGAGGTTCTTGGATCTGAAAGCAAAAAGGAATTACaggttcataattttcaaaattgaggaGAAAATTCAACAGGTGGTAGTCGAGAAGCTCGGACAGCCAGAAGAGGGCTACGAGGATTTCTCCTCCAGCCTCCCTGACAACGAGTGTCGATATGCTGTCTATGACTTCGACTTTATCACCGACGAAAACTGCCAGAAGAGCAAGATTTTCTTCATTGCTTG GTCTCCTGACACGTCGAGGGTAAGGAGCAAAATGGTGTATGCTAGTTCGAAGGATAGGTTTAAGAGAGAACTCGACGGAACCCAAGTTGAATTACAAGCAACAGAACCCAGTGAGATGAGTATCGACATTGTGAAGTCACGTGCAATGTGA